The Mycobacterium avium subsp. avium genomic sequence GGTGCCCAACGCCGCCACCCGCCGGTGGTGCGGCGCCGACGGCAAGGCCAGGGCGCTGCCCGCCGCGCTCAACGCGGCGAGCCGCCCGCTGTCGGCGCTAGGCTATTTCGACGCGGGCGCAATGCTGCGCCTGCAATCGCCGCGCCGCCCGCTGTTCACCCCGCTGGCACCGGTGGCCGGCGTGCCGGACTCGCTGCTGGACAGCGCCGCGCTCTACGCCGGCGAAACCGCCTCGCGCATCGGCGAACTCACCTCCGCGCGCCAGGCCGTCGCCGACCTCACCCCGCGCTGAGGCCTAGCGCACCACCGCAAACGCGAAGCCGTCCCAGTGCTTGGCGCCGACCGTCTGGATCACCGCGGTGTCCAGCCGCGGGTGCTCGCCCATCGCCTGCAGCGTTTGGCGCACCGCCCGCGCTTGGGCGTCGGCCTCCGGCTCGAGGATCTGGCCCTGACGAATCACGTTGTCCGCCACGATGACCGCGCCCGGGCGGGCCAGCCGCACCGCCCAGTCCAGGTACGCGGGATAGTTCTCCTTGTCGGCGTCGATGAACACCAGATCGAACGGACCGGTCACCGACGGCAGGGTGTCCAGCGCGGCGCCGACGATCACCTCCACCCGATCGGCCAGGCCGGCCCGCTGCAGGTTGGCGCGGGCGACCTCGGCGTGCTTGAGCTCGTATTCCAGCGTCACCACCCGCCCCTGCGGGCCGGCACCGCGGGCCAGCCAGATGGTGCTGAACCCGCCCAGCGTGCCGAGCTCGAGGATGCGTCGCGCACCCATGGCGGTGGCCAGCAGGCTGAGGAACTTCCCCTGCTGCACCGACACCGCGATCGGCGGTAGTCCGGCGGCGCTGCTGGCCTCGAGCGCGTCGAT encodes the following:
- a CDS encoding O-methyltransferase encodes the protein MTEKPTPKDVDAFLDSTVVGGDPSVIDALEASSAAGLPPIAVSVQQGKFLSLLATAMGARRILELGTLGGFSTIWLARGAGPQGRVVTLEYELKHAEVARANLQRAGLADRVEVIVGAALDTLPSVTGPFDLVFIDADKENYPAYLDWAVRLARPGAVIVADNVIRQGQILEPEADAQARAVRQTLQAMGEHPRLDTAVIQTVGAKHWDGFAFAVVR